One part of the Lepeophtheirus salmonis chromosome 14, UVic_Lsal_1.4, whole genome shotgun sequence genome encodes these proteins:
- the LOC121129261 gene encoding uncharacterized protein, which translates to MLHSYESRSWTMSSSNTQTHVIDRSSSQRNNPEEVEFLGDIVWNWLGNKFNLVRNGLRRRIRNGDSGTELVDKGEEERNIEDLDFDNNKTRTVSSSSGESSVSLARSQPIDIRNGRERDRSAERRAMNQDLRKKPWKTHHYY; encoded by the exons ATGCTGCATTCATACGAAAg CCGATCCTGGACAATGTCTTCCTCTAACACTCAAACGCATGTGATTGATCGATCCTCTTCTCAAAGGAATAATCCGGAAGAGGTGGAATTCTTAGGAGATATCGTTTGGAACTGGCTAGGAAACAAATTTAATCTCGTTAGAAATGGACTGCGTCGTCGCATTCGTAATGGAGATTCAGGGACAGAGCTCGTTGATAAAGGAGAAGAGGAGAGAAATATTGAGGATTTGGactttgataataataagaCTCGAACAGTTTCCTCTTCTTCAGGTGAGAGCTCTGTGTCCTTGGCAAGATCTCAGCCAATTGATATACGAAATGGACGGGAAAGAGATCGATCTGCTGAGCGACGTGCCATGAATCAAGATTTACGAAAAAAGCCTTGGAAAACTCACCACTActactaa